A section of the Entelurus aequoreus isolate RoL-2023_Sb linkage group LG21, RoL_Eaeq_v1.1, whole genome shotgun sequence genome encodes:
- the LOC133638817 gene encoding transcription factor COE3-like, whose amino-acid sequence MVSREEPRWLAGMFQDLLPPGALAGLKEEPAAGRSWMHGGGVLDANSAAHSGAALSRAHFEKQPPSNLRKSNFFHFVLALYDRQGQPVEIERTAYVDFVEKEKEPTTEKSNNGIHYKLQLLYSSGVRTEQDLYIRLIDSMSKQPIIYEGQDKNPEMCRVLLTHEIMCSRCCDKKSCGNRNETPSDPVVIDRFFLKFFLKCNQNCLKNAGNPRDMRRFQVVVCTTVNVDGHVLAVSDNMFVHNNSKHGRRARRLDPSEAASPCIKAISPSEGWTTGGATLILIGDHFFDGLQVLFGSMLVWSELITPHAIRVQTPPRHIPGVVEVTLSYKSKHFCKGTPGRFIYTALNEPTIDYGFQRLQKVIPRHPGDPERLPKEVLLKRAADMVEALYGMPHSNQEIILKQATDIAEALYSVPRNHNQIPSLGNSGSHGMMGVNSFSGQLAITVSDTSPVGYSRNTSSVSPRGYAPSSTSQPSNYGNNNSYGNASMANLGVTSSPNFLNASSASSPYGIVASSPTMAGSNCSSSHSTFPFSTAVKQKSAFAPVIRPATPPLPPRSCSTNSGLQAISGLVVPPM is encoded by the exons ATGGTCTCCAGAGAAGAACCCAGGTGGCTTGCTGGGATGTTTCAGGACCTCCTCCCTCCAGGGGCCCTAGCCGGCCTGAAGGAGGAGCCGGCAGCGGGACGCTCCTGGATGCACGGCGGCGGCGTGCTGGACGCCAACTCGGCAGCTCACAG cgggGCGGCGTTATCGAGAGCTCACTTTGAGAAGCAGCCTCCGTCCAATCTGAGAAAGTCCAACTTCTTCCACTTTGTGTTGGCGCTGTACGACCGCCAAGGCCAACCTGTGGAAATTGAACGCACGGCTTATGTGGACTTTGTGGAAAAGGAGAAG GAACCAACGACAGAAAAAAGCAATAATGGAATTCATTACAAACTCCAACTTCTTTACAGTAGTG gggtgAGGACAGAGCAGGACTTGTACATCCGACTCATTGATTCAATGAGTAAACAG CCGATCATCTATGAAGGTCAAGACAAGAACCCAGAGATGTGCCGAGTTCTGCTCACTCATGAGATCATGtgcag TCGCTGCTGTGATAAAAAAAGCTGTGGAAACCGAAACGAGACACCGTCAGATCCTGTTGTCATCGACAg GTTCTTCCTCAAGTTCTTCCTCAAGTGTAACCAGAACTGTTTGAAAAATGCTGGGAACCCACGAGACATGAGGAGGTTCCAG GTGGTCGTGTGCACCACCGTCAACGTCGACGGACATGTTCTTGCCGTCTCCGACAACATGTTTGTACACAACAACTCCAAACATGGCCGCCGAGCTCGACGATTGGACCCATCTGAAG CAGCAAGTCCTTGCATCAAAGCCATCAGTCCCAGTGAGGGATGGACCACAGGCGGAGCAACACTCATCCTCATTGGAGATCACTTCTTTGATGGCCTTCAGGTGCTCTTTGGgagcatgttggtgtggagcgaG CTCATCACCCCCCACGCCATCCGTGTGCAAACTCCGCCCCGTCACATCCCAGGTGTGGTGGAGGTGACGCTGTCCTACAAGTCCAAACACTTTTGCAAGGGGACACCTGGACGCTTCATCTACACAG CACTGAATGAGCCCACCATTGACTATGGCTTCCAGAGGTTACAGAAGGTCATTCCTCGTCACCCTGGAGACCCAGAGAGGCTGCCTAAG GAAGTGCTCCTGAAGCGAGCCGCTGACATGGTGGAGGCGTTGTACGGGATGCCTCATAGCAACCAG GAGATCATCCTGAAGCAAGCGACAGACATTGCAGAGGCGCTCTACAGCGTTCCTCGGAACCACAACCAGATCCCGTCGCTTGGAAACTCAGGTTCGCACGGCATGATGGGAGTTAACTCCTTCAGTGGCCAGCTGGCAATCACCGTCTCTGACACAAGTCCAG TCGGGTACAGTCGCAACACCAGCAGTGTGTCACCCAGAGGATACGCCCCCAGCTCCACCTCCCAGCCCAGTAACTATGGCAACAACAACAGCTACGGCAACGCTTCCATGGCAAACCTCGGCGTGACGTCTTCGCCAAACTTCCTCAACGCATCGTCTGCCAGCTCACCCTACGGCA TTGTTGCGTCCAGTCCCACAATGGCGGGGTCCAACTGTAGCTCCTCCCACAGCACCTTTCCTTTCTCTACCGCCGTGAAACAGAAGAGCGCCTTTGCTCCCGTGATCAGACCCGCAACACCCCCTCTCCCTCCTCGGTCCTGCTCCACCAACAGTGGTCTGCAAG CCATTTCAGGCCTCGTCGTCCCGCCAATGTAG